The genomic stretch GTTGGAAAGAGAACAGCAAAAGTAAGAAATTGGACGATAGCTAGGAACTTCTTGGACCTTTCTCTAGATCATGAAATCTAGATGAATTTTTGCTTGTCATTGCAGTTTCAATGGTGATTGATGCCTGTAGTCTGATAACCAGAACTCAATAGCCCTGAGGGGGACCAGTATCGATGTTGGTTAGTCTGACATAAAAATGTTGACTATTAAGTTGCATTATTTATATAAAAGATCTCTAGAAGCCCACCCTCGCCCACATGTTGGTGACCTGATGCATTTATCAGAAAAAGTAActgataaataaaaatattaaatcaataaaataaacaaaaaatatagtGGAGTTGATGTCATCTGCAGCACCAACTTTGCTTGGTGACATTATGTTGTTTATTATTGCTGCTGTAAATGGTCACACTTACAattatgttttttgttttttttttttttttttgtcttttgtttttggttgcAAGATTGGTCTTCTCTCCATGAACTCTAGTGAATTAGCCTAGCCCATCAATTAGTCATCTGATGTtatgattttgacataccagtTTCAAATCCTTGATTATAGTATTTCCTTGTAGCCTGGTCAGAATCCAGAAGATCAGAGACAGATGATGATGCAAGAACTTCAGATGCAGGTCACACAAGGGAGCAGCCAAGGGGTGCCCTCTTATAATGGGTTGAGTACTGCATTCTCCAATCAGACAATCCCTCCACCAGTTCAGACATTTCCAGTCCAACATCAGCAGCAACATCAGATGCCCCCACAACAATCTGGTGTGCTTGGAAACCCACACCACTCTCGCCTCCAAGGAAACAGCCATGCTACTAACCCACAGCAGCAGGCTTTTGCTCTTCGCCTTGCTAAAGAGAGGCAACTTCAGCAGCAGCAACGCTACTTGCATCAtcagcagcaacagcaacagcaccAGTTTGCTACCTCCAATCCTTTGATGCCACATCCCCAACTGCAGTCTCAACATTCGATATCATCTTCCAATCAGAGTAGTTCCCAGATTCAGCAGCAGGTATCCTCTCAGCCAGTATCAATGCCCCCTCCAAATTCCCAGCATCCCCTGACACCATCTTCTCCAATGAATCCCATCTCTTCACAACCCCAGCAGAAACATCACCTGCCAACTCATGGGCTTGGTCGAAACCCTCAAGCTGGTGGTGTCAACCTCccaaatcagatgatgaagcaacggcagcggcagcagcagcaacagcaacagcaacagcaacagcttCAACAGCCTGGCAGGCATCACCCTCAACAACGGCAACAACCACAGTCACTGCAGCAGCAGGCTAAACTTATGAAGGGATTGGGCAGAGGAAACATGATACATCAGAACCTTGCTGTTGATCCATCCCATGTGAATGGCCTTCCTACAAATCAAGGAAATCAAGTTGTTGAGAAGGGTgagcaggtcatgcatctgatgCAGGGGCAGGGCTTATATCCTGGCTCAGGCTCCAATTCCATTGAACCTGGCAAACAGTTaatccaccaatcctcaaaTCAGTGCCAGCCACAACAAAAGATGTTTCCTCGTCCACCACCTCCTTCATCGAAGCAGCTGTCGCAGATGCCTCATCCTGATAACTGCAATCCAGGACAGGTCCCACCAGTTCCTTCTGCTCATATATTACCATCCCAACAACCAGTTCCTTCCCACCAGCAGCAGCATCCACAGCCGCAACCAAGGCAGGCAGGGCAACCACATGGCATCCATAGAATGCTTCATCAACAGAGTCGGCAAATGAATTCTGATCCGCCAATGCAGTCCCCGGCTGAGCATATTCAAGTTAGCCAGCAGCCTGTGAACAAGGCATTTCAGATGGTTACCCCCTCAACAATGCCTCTGTCCTGTTCTGAATCGACGAGTGTTATACCTGTTGTTTCCACTGCAAGCACTCCACAGTGGAAGGCACCAGAGCCACTACATGATGCTGGTTCGCCAAATGCACCTACTAACTTGGCTGCCATTGGAAACTCAcctttgccaaatacagtaggAACCGAGTCCATAGCCTCTCCAAGCCAAGGTTTAGCACAGAAGCCATTCTCAGGCAGCATGCCCATTCATGGACAAAATGTTGGGACACAGTGGCCACAGCCACTGCAACATCAACCACCACAACCACCagtgccaccaccaccatcaccatctgcctcccaacaacaacaaacgcaacaaattcagcagcaGCAACCGCAACAAcaccatcatcaccaaaagGCACGACCCCATCCCCCATCCACACCTGT from Macadamia integrifolia cultivar HAES 741 chromosome 14, SCU_Mint_v3, whole genome shotgun sequence encodes the following:
- the LOC122061666 gene encoding chromatin modification-related protein EAF1 B-like — its product is LQRDNAKKRLEGHHFESNGNSGIFGQHAAKKPKMMKQLAETCPENFAPVTGSIPSPVASQMSNMSNPNKLMKMIAGRDRGRKAKAPKAPAGQSGSGNPWSLFEDQALVVLVHDMGPNWELVSDAINSTLQFKCIFRKPKECKERHKILMDRNGGDGADSAEDSGSSQPYPSTLPGIPKGSARQLFQRLQGPMEEDTLKSHFEKIILLGQQLHSRRSQNGNQEPKKIAPVHNSHILAVSQVCANSLTGGPLTPIDLCDATTSSPDILSLGYQGSHNSGLAIPNQGSVAPVLPTSGANAMLQGSSGMTLGGSLPSPSAALSAPMRDGQRYGAPRPASLPIDEQQRIQYNQMLSGRNIQQSGMTVPGAIPGTDRGVRMLPGGNGMGMMCGMNRGMPMPRPGFQGIGSAAMLNSGSMLPSGGVGMPSPVNMHPGAVSAQGNSMLGPRDALHLMRPGQNPEDQRQMMMQELQMQVTQGSSQGVPSYNGLSTAFSNQTIPPPVQTFPVQHQQQHQMPPQQSGVLGNPHHSRLQGNSHATNPQQQAFALRLAKERQLQQQQRYLHHQQQQQQHQFATSNPLMPHPQLQSQHSISSSNQSSSQIQQQVSSQPVSMPPPNSQHPLTPSSPMNPISSQPQQKHHLPTHGLGRNPQAGGVNLPNQMMKQRQRQQQQQQQQQQQLQQPGRHHPQQRQQPQSLQQQAKLMKGLGRGNMIHQNLAVDPSHVNGLPTNQGNQVVEKGEQVMHLMQGQGLYPGSGSNSIEPGKQLIHQSSNQCQPQQKMFPRPPPPSSKQLSQMPHPDNCNPGQVPPVPSAHILPSQQPVPSHQQQHPQPQPRQAGQPHGIHRMLHQQSRQMNSDPPMQSPAEHIQVSQQPVNKAFQMVTPSTMPLSCSESTSVIPVVSTASTPQWKAPEPLHDAGSPNAPTNLAAIGNSPLPNTVGTESIASPSQGLAQKPFSGSMPIHGQNVGTQWPQPLQHQPPQPPVPPPPSPSASQQQQTQQIQQQQPQQHHHHQKARPHPPSTPVAQPPQSNPPSQHHQHEPPQPQQSQQPHLPPGEGGLHARPTNSGSG